From a region of the Acidimicrobiia bacterium genome:
- a CDS encoding phosphatase PAP2 family protein, whose product MNVLTKLDHFGDKKLTIKRTSSRDAFWFRLSKFADHSAIWIVIGIIKYLFDWNLRNFLIFISVMLIESGLTNGPIKFIFRKKRPYENENSFLKGEKLPYGMRMPITSSFPSGHATSAMCATIVLCSNLNLLYICLIPLALLVGYSRIYTRMHHLSDILFGFLLGIIYGLIVIILFLN is encoded by the coding sequence ATGAATGTATTAACGAAATTAGATCATTTTGGTGATAAGAAACTTACGATAAAGAGAACATCTTCAAGAGATGCTTTCTGGTTCAGACTTTCAAAATTTGCTGATCATTCAGCTATTTGGATAGTTATAGGGATAATAAAATACTTATTTGATTGGAACCTTAGAAATTTTTTAATTTTTATAAGTGTTATGTTGATTGAATCAGGATTGACAAATGGTCCAATAAAATTCATATTTAGAAAAAAGCGCCCCTATGAAAATGAAAATAGTTTCCTTAAAGGCGAAAAATTACCTTACGGTATGAGGATGCCTATTACTTCATCTTTTCCATCGGGACATGCAACAAGTGCAATGTGTGCAACAATTGTTCTATGTTCAAATCTTAACTTACTTTATATTTGTCTTATACCTCTTGCATTATTAGTTGGCTATTCGAGAATATATACTCGAATGCATCATTTAAGTGATATTCTTTTTGGTTTTCTACTAGGTATAATCTACGGTCTTATTGTTATCATTCTGTTTTTAAATTAA